The Pseudokineococcus lusitanus genome includes the window CCGTTCGGGCCGATGACGCCGACGATGCCGTTGCGCGGCAGCGTGAACGACAGGCCGTCGATGAGGACGCGGTCGCCGAAGCCCTTGCGGAGGTCCGAGACCTCGATGACCTGGCTGCCCAGGCGCGGGCCCGGCGGGATCTGGATCTCCTCGAAGTCCAGCTTCCGCGTGCGCTCGGCCTCGGCCGCCATCTCCTCGTAGCGGGCCAGGCGGGCCTTCGACTTCGTCTGCCGGCCCTTGGCGTTGGAACGCACCCACTCGAGCTCGTCCGCCAGGCGCTTGGCCATCTTGACGTCCTTCTTGCCCTGCACCTGCAGGCGGGCCTGCTTCTTCTCGAGGTACGTCGAGTAGTTGCCCTCGTAGGGGTACAGGCGGCCGCGGTCGACCTCGGCGATCCACTGGGCGACGTTGTCGAGGAAGTACCGGTCGTGCGTCACCGCGAGGACGGCACCGGGGTACGCGGCGAGGTGCTGCTCGAGCCACGTCACGCTCTCGGCGTCGAGGTGGTTGGTGGGCTCGTCGAGCAGCAGCAGGTCCGGCTTGCTCAGCAGCAGCTTGCAGAGGGCCACGCGGCGCTTCTCGCCGCCGGAGAGGACGGTGACGTCGGCGTCGCCGGGCGGGCAGCGGAGGGCGTCCATCGCCTGGTCGAGCTGGGAGTCGAGGTCCCACGCGTCGGCCGCGTCGATCTCCTCCTGCAGCGCGCCCATCTCGGTCATGAGGGCGTCGAAGTCCGCGTCGGGCTCGGCCATCTCGAGGCCGATGGCGTCGAAGCGCTCCTTCTTGGCGACGATCTCGCCGAGGCCGTCCTTGACGTTGCCGAGGACGTCCTTGGTCTCGTCGAGCTGCGGCTCCTGCATGAGGATGCCGACGCTGTACCCGGCGGACAGGCGCGCCTCGCCGTTCGAGGGCTGGTCGAGCCCCGCCATGATCTTGAGGATGGTCGACTTGCCGGCGCCGTTGGGCCCCACGACGCCGATCTTGGCGCCGGGGAAGAACGACATGCTGACGTCGTCGAGGATGACCTTGTCGCCGTGCGCCTTGCGCGCCTTGGTCATGGTGTAGATGAACTCGGCCATGCCCCCAGGCTAGTGGGCGCGCCCGCGCCGTCCCGACGCCGAGGACGCGCGACCGCCCCCGCCCGGCAGCAGGCCCGCCCGGACCCGCTCGTGCTCGGCCAGCACCGCGGCGACCGGCGCGAGCACCGCCCCGTCCGCCACGGTCCGCACGGCGGCGTCGAGCCGTTCCTGCGCCGTCCGCCGCGCGCGCCGCGCCGTGACCGCCGCCACCCGGGCCGTGACGGCGGACAGGAGCAGCCCGCCGAGCAGCCCTCCGACGAGCAGCACGGTCGGCAGCGGGAGCACCCGGGTGCCGTCCGTGCGCTCCGGGCCGACGGCCGGCACCGGGACGGGCGGCAGCTGGAGCCAGGCCGCGGCACCGAGCAGCACGAGCCAGAGCAGCCCCGCGAGGGCGGCCGCGGCGAGCAGCGCCTGGAGGACCCCGGCGACGGCCCACCACCGCGGCGTCGGGCGCGGCAGCTCGACGCCGACGAGGGCGCGGTCGAGCGCGTCGGCGACGTCGCCGCCGGCCGGGGCGGCGGCCGCGCGGACGGCGCCGCGCCACCGCTCCGGCAGCGGTCGCCCGGCCTCGGCGGCGACGTGGCGCCCGGCCAGGTCGACGGCGGCACGCTGGGACGGCGTGGGCGCGGGCACGCTGCTGACGACGAGCTCCGCACCTCCGGGCGCCCCGCCCGCGTCCTCGCGGGGCGCGAGGCCGAGGCGGCGCAGGGGCTCGCGGCGCAGCCGGCCGGTCCAGCGCAGCGGCAGCCAGCCGGTCCGGCGGGCCGCGCGGCGACGGGTGTCGGCCTCGACGGCGTCGACGACGGCGGGCACCCCGGCCGCCGCCCCCAGCGCCCGGACCAGCTCCCCGGCGCCGGGCACCTCCCCCGCCGTCGGGACGACCACGCCGTCGGCGGTCCCGGCCAGGAGCGCGCCGCGGACCTGCTCGAGGTCCGCGGCGGTCCGGCGGAGCGCGACGGCGCGGGCGGCCACGGCGTCGGCCAGGCGCTCCCGCAGCGCCGGGACGCCCTGCCCGGTGCGCGCCGAGACGGCCAGCACGTCCGCGCCGGGGAGGCCGTCCTCGACGAGCAGGCGCCGCAGGTCGCCCTCGGCGGCGGCGGCGTCCTCGGCGCCGAGCCGGTCGACCTGGTTGAGCGCCATCAGCACGACGTCGTCGTGGCCCGCGAGCCGCCGCAGGTACCGGGCGTGGAGGGCGTCGTCGGCGTACTTCTGCGGGTCGACGACCCACACGAGGAGGTCGACGAGCCGCACGAGACGGTCCACCTCGAGGCGGTGGGCGTCCGCCGTCGAGTCGTGGTCGGGCAGGTCGAGGAGGACGAGCCCGTGCAGGTCGGCCTCGTCGTCGCCGTCGAGGGCGCTCTCCCGCTCGGTGCGGTGACGGCGCGGCACCTCGAGCCACGCCAGCAGCTCCTCGGCGGGCTCCGGGCCCCACACGCAGGCGGTGGAGACCGAGGTCGTCGGCCGCCGGGCCCCGACCTGGGCGATCGGGAGCCCCGACAGCGCGTTGAAGAGGCTGGACTTGCCGCTGCCCGTCGCGCCCGCGAGGGCGACGACGGTGCGGTCGCTGCCCAGCCGGAGGCGCTCGTCCGCACGGTCGAGCACCGGCCCGGCGGCGGCGACGGCGGACGGGTCCAGCCGCTCCCCGCCGAGCGCGACGGCCTCCCGCAGGGCGGCGAGCCGCTCGGCGAGCGCCGGCGCGTCGACGGGCACCTCCTCCTCGGCCCGACGGCCGCGGAGGGCGCCGACCCGGTCGCGGAGCCCGCTCACGCCGTCGCCCGGCGGGCGGCGACGACGGCGGCCACGGCCCGCTCCAGCCGGGCCGGGGCCTCCTCGTCGACGCCGGTGGCGGCGAGGACCTCCAGCAGCCGCACGCGCGGCCCGTCCACGAGCTCGTCGACGCGGCGGAGCAGGTCGGCCCGGGCCCGGTCGGCGAGCGCGCGCACGGCGGCGTCGCCGAAGACGGCCTCGAGCAGCCGCTGGCCGACGGCGGC containing:
- the ettA gene encoding energy-dependent translational throttle protein EttA — protein: MAEFIYTMTKARKAHGDKVILDDVSMSFFPGAKIGVVGPNGAGKSTILKIMAGLDQPSNGEARLSAGYSVGILMQEPQLDETKDVLGNVKDGLGEIVAKKERFDAIGLEMAEPDADFDALMTEMGALQEEIDAADAWDLDSQLDQAMDALRCPPGDADVTVLSGGEKRRVALCKLLLSKPDLLLLDEPTNHLDAESVTWLEQHLAAYPGAVLAVTHDRYFLDNVAQWIAEVDRGRLYPYEGNYSTYLEKKQARLQVQGKKDVKMAKRLADELEWVRSNAKGRQTKSKARLARYEEMAAEAERTRKLDFEEIQIPPGPRLGSQVIEVSDLRKGFGDRVLIDGLSFTLPRNGIVGVIGPNGVGKTTLFKTIVGLEEPDSGTVKVGDTVKISYVDQGRQGLDHSKTLWETVSDGLDWIHVGNVEMPSRAYVSAFGFKGPDQQKPADVLSGGERNRLNLAMTLKEGGNLLLLDEPTNDLDVETLGSLENALLEFPGCAVVISHDRWFLDRVCTHILAYEGTPENPSSWYWFEGNFDAYEANKVERLGPDAARPHRVTYRRLTRD
- a CDS encoding GTPase, giving the protein MSGLRDRVGALRGRRAEEEVPVDAPALAERLAALREAVALGGERLDPSAVAAAGPVLDRADERLRLGSDRTVVALAGATGSGKSSLFNALSGLPIAQVGARRPTTSVSTACVWGPEPAEELLAWLEVPRRHRTERESALDGDDEADLHGLVLLDLPDHDSTADAHRLEVDRLVRLVDLLVWVVDPQKYADDALHARYLRRLAGHDDVVLMALNQVDRLGAEDAAAAEGDLRRLLVEDGLPGADVLAVSARTGQGVPALRERLADAVAARAVALRRTAADLEQVRGALLAGTADGVVVPTAGEVPGAGELVRALGAAAGVPAVVDAVEADTRRRAARRTGWLPLRWTGRLRREPLRRLGLAPREDAGGAPGGAELVVSSVPAPTPSQRAAVDLAGRHVAAEAGRPLPERWRGAVRAAAAPAGGDVADALDRALVGVELPRPTPRWWAVAGVLQALLAAAALAGLLWLVLLGAAAWLQLPPVPVPAVGPERTDGTRVLPLPTVLLVGGLLGGLLLSAVTARVAAVTARRARRTAQERLDAAVRTVADGAVLAPVAAVLAEHERVRAGLLPGGGGRASSASGRRGRAH